From the Lathyrus oleraceus cultivar Zhongwan6 chromosome 4, CAAS_Psat_ZW6_1.0, whole genome shotgun sequence genome, one window contains:
- the LOC127076393 gene encoding transmembrane 9 superfamily member 7, with amino-acid sequence MKEKMGYTTVSVHSTTVFFTTFLILLSSVHSFYLPGVAPRDFQTGDDLYVKVNKLSSTKTQLPYDYYYLKYCKPSKIVNSAENLGEVLRGDRIENSIYTFHMRTEQSCTVTCHQTLDAESAKSFKEKIDDEYRVNMVLDNLPVAVLRQRRDGIQSTTYEHGFRVGFKGNYQGSKEEKYFINNHLSFRVMYHKDPETGSARIVGFEVTPNSINHEYKQWNDKNPQVTTCNKDTKNLLQGSTVPQEVDTNKDIVFTYDVSFKESDIKWASRWDTYLLMNDDQIHWFSIINSLMIVLFLSGMVAMIMMRTLYRDIANYNQLETQDEAQEETGWKLVHGDVFRPPINSNLLCVYVGTGVQIFGMTLVTMIFALLGFLSPSNRGGLMTAMVLLWVFMGLFAGYSSARLYKMFKGTEWKRNTLKTAFMFPGILFAIFFVLNALIWGEQSSGAVPFGTMIALVCLWFGISVPLVFVGSYLGFKKPQIEDPVKTNKIPRQVPEQAWYMTPVFSILIGGILPFGAVFIELFFILTSIWLNQFYYIFGFLFIVFIILLITCAEITVVLCYFQLCSEDYNWWWRSYLTAGSSAVYLFLYSIFYFFTKLEITKLVSGILYFGYMIIVSYAFFVVTGTIGFYACFWFVRKIYSSVKID; translated from the exons ATGAAGGAGAAGATGGGATACACCACCGTATCCGTCCATTCAACCACCGTATTCTTCACCACTTTCCTCATCCTCCTCTCCTCCGTGCATTCCTTCTACCTTCCCGGCGTTGCTCCTCGCGATTTCCAAACC GGGGACGATCTCTATGTCAAAGTGAACAAATTGTCGTCCACAAAGACTCAGCTTCCTTATGACTACTATTACTTGAAGTATTGCAAACCTTCCAAGATTGTGAACAGTGCAGAAAATTTGGGAGAGGTTCTTCGAGGTGATCGTATTGAAAACTCAATATATACG tTTCATATGAGGACCGAACAGTCCTGTACTGTTACTTGCCATCAAACTTTGGATGCTGAATCTGCAAAGAGCTTTAAAGAAAAAATTGATGATGAATATCGAGTGAACAT GGTTTTGGATAACCTTCCAGTCGCCGTTCTTAGACAAAGGAGGGATGGAATCCAATCTACAACATATGAACACGGTTTTCGTGTTGGGTTCAAAGGAAACTATCAAGGG AGCAAGGAGGAGAAATATTTTATCAATAACCACTTGAGTTTTAGAGTCATGTATCACAAGGACCCTGAAACTGGTTCTGCTCGTATTGTTGGATTTGAGGTTACACCAAACAG TATTAATCATGAATACAAGCAGTGGAATGACAAGAATCCACAGGTAACAACATGCAATAAAGATACCAAGAATTTGTTGCAAGGTAGTACTGTGCCACAAGAAGTTGATACGAACAAAGATATAGTATTCACATATGATGTTTCCTTTAAG GAAAGTGACATCAAATGGGCATCACGGTGGGACACATATCTTCTAATGAATGATGATCAAATCCACTGGTTCTCCATCATTAACTCTCTGATGATTGTTCTTTTCCTTTCTGGAATGGTGGCAATGATCATGATGAGAACTCTTTACAGAGACATTGCCAATTACAACCAGCTAGAAACCCAAGATGAGGCCCAGGAAGAAACAGGGTGGAAACTTGTTCATGGAGATGTTTTCAGGCCACCAATCAATTCAAATTTGCTTTGTGTTTATGTTGGTACTGGTGTTCAGATCTTTGGAATGACACTTGTTACAATGATATTTGCTTTGCTAGGGTTCTTGTCTCCATCTAATCGTGGAGGTCTCATGACTGCAATGGTTCTACTATGGGTTTTTATGGGTTTATTTGCTGGCTACTCCTCGGCACGTTTGTACAAGATGTTCAAGGGCACAGAGTGGAAGAGGAATACCTTAAAAACCGCGTTTATGTTTCCGGGCATTCTTTTTGCCATCTTCTTTGTGCTGAATGCTTTGATCTGGGGGGAGCAGTCCTCTGGGGCAGTCCCCTTTGGAACAATGATTGCTCTAGTGTGCTTATGGTTTGGTATATCGGTACCCTTGGTCTTTGTGGGCAGTTACCTGGGTTTTAAAAAGCCACAAATTGAAGACCCTGTCAAGACTAATAAAATTCCTAGGCAGGTACCTGAGCAGGCATGGTACATGACACCTGTCTTCTCAATTCTGATTGGTGGCATTCTTCCCTTTGGTGCAGTGTTTATCGAGCTCTTCTTTATCCTGACATCAATATGGCTGAACCAGTTCTACTACATCTTTGGATTCCTTTTCATAGTGTTCATCATCCTATTGATCACATGTGCAGAGATTACGGTCGTGCTTTGCTACTTCCAGTTGTGCAGTGAGGACTACAATTGGTGGTGGAGATCTTACCTCACTGCCGGGTCATCGGCTGTTTACCTTTTCCTCTACTCAATTTTCTACTTCTTTACCAAATTGGAGATTACAAAGCTGGTCTCAGGCATTCTTTACTTTGGGTATATGATTATTGTTTCATATGCCTTCTTTGTTGTGACTGGAACTATTGGATTCTACGCCTGCTTCTGGTTTGTCCGCAAGATCTACTCTTCTGTGAAGATTGATTGA
- the LOC127076394 gene encoding uncharacterized protein LOC127076394: protein MHDPILSFSFFLLFIIFIISLFLYSLPKSLLKNPISNFTRNPETPDPILLSLTHSQIRQPGQDESTPNLVSETAPLCTVQSTAFSDDDSNQSMDSGPCELKKKKKRKSKKKKIIGSGTEDDDDKRNDGVERESSGSDTRPESGRLDPFTSSSSVMQKKIKPQYDELVKCNDSKKLTLSQVVQFANSLVAARSELQHKADVTQRKFVITKALLCKADRSSINRLRQQIYKLELEQKRLEEDAFVYNWLQQQLKLSPAYNKMLEIGVSMEKEKSCKMGEKRDDEFSDISFEELLAQEKKDSFWQRNGKSK, encoded by the exons ATGCACGATCCCATTTTGTCGTTTTCCTTTTTTCTTCTCttcatcatttttataatttcTCTTTTTCTTTATTCTCTCCCTAAATCTCTTCTCAAAAACCCGATATCCAACTTCACCCGCAACCCGGAAACACCCGACCCGATACTTCTCTCGCTAACTCATTCTCAAATCCGTCAACCCGGCCAAGATGAATCAACTCCGAATCTCGTTTCTGAGACGGCACCTCTGTGTACAGTGCAATCGACTGCATTTTCCGATGATGACTCGAACCAGTCAATGGATTCGGGTCCGTGtgaattgaagaagaaaaagaagaggAAGAGTAAGAAGAAGAAGATAATAGGTTCCGGGACTGAAGATGATGATGACAAGAGGAATGATGGCGTGGAGAGAGAAAGTTCGGGTTCTGATACCCGACCCGAATCAGGTCGTTTGGACCCGTTTACTTCTTCGAGTAGTGTTATGCAGAAGAAAATCAAACCGCAGTATGATGAGCTTGTTAAATGCAACGACTCCAAGAAATTAACACTCTCACAG GTTGTACAGTTTGCAAATAGTTTGGTTGCTGCTAGGAGTGAGCTGCAACACAA GGCTGATGTGACACAACGCAAGTTTGTGATAACAAAGGCCTTACTATGCAAAGCAGACAGATCTTCTATAAACCGACTTCGACAACAG ATATACAAGCTTGAATTAGAGCAAAAACGATTAGAAGAGGATGCTTTTGTTTATAACTGGCTTCAACAACAGCTTAAACTCTCACCAGCATACAACAAG ATGCTTGAAATTGGAGTTTCCATGGAGAAGGAAAAATCCTGTAAGATGGGAGAGAAAAGAGATGATGAATTTTCTGATATTTCTTTTGAAGAATTATTAGCACAAGAAAAGAAGGATTCGTTTTG GCAAAGAAATGGGAAATCAAAATAA